Proteins co-encoded in one uncultured Bacteroides sp. genomic window:
- the rfbA gene encoding glucose-1-phosphate thymidylyltransferase RfbA, whose protein sequence is MKGIILAGGSATRLYPLSKAISKQIMPVYDKPMIYYPLSTLMLAGIREVLVISTPRDLPMFKDLLGTGEDLGMNFQYKIQEKPNGLAQAFVLGAEFLDGEPGCLILGDNMFYGQGFSSMLKRAASIQNGACVFGYYVKDPRAYGVVEFDENGDVISLEEKPEHPKSNYAVPGLYFYDATVTEKAAALQPSARGEYEITDLNKMYLEEGSLKVELFGRGFAWLDTGNCDSLLEASNFVATIQNRQGFYVSCIEEIAWRNGWISTEQLNKLGRQLAKTEYGKYLLELAKIK, encoded by the coding sequence ATGAAAGGAATAATTCTTGCCGGCGGAAGCGCCACTCGTTTATATCCGCTCTCCAAAGCTATCTCAAAACAAATTATGCCGGTGTATGATAAACCAATGATTTATTACCCACTGTCTACGTTGATGTTAGCCGGAATAAGAGAAGTTCTTGTTATTTCTACTCCCCGTGATCTTCCTATGTTTAAAGATTTATTGGGTACAGGTGAGGATCTTGGTATGAACTTTCAATATAAGATACAGGAGAAGCCAAATGGACTTGCACAAGCTTTTGTCTTAGGTGCAGAATTCCTGGACGGCGAACCCGGATGTTTAATTCTTGGTGATAATATGTTCTACGGACAAGGTTTTTCGTCCATGCTGAAACGTGCGGCAAGCATTCAAAATGGGGCCTGTGTTTTTGGCTATTATGTGAAAGATCCTCGTGCTTACGGGGTGGTGGAATTCGATGAAAATGGAGATGTTATCTCACTGGAAGAGAAACCGGAACATCCGAAAAGTAATTATGCAGTGCCCGGTCTTTATTTTTATGATGCAACAGTTACAGAGAAAGCAGCCGCATTGCAACCTTCTGCACGCGGTGAATATGAAATTACCGACCTGAATAAAATGTATCTGGAAGAAGGCTCTCTAAAGGTGGAACTTTTTGGACGTGGATTTGCATGGCTAGATACTGGTAACTGTGATAGCTTACTGGAAGCATCCAACTTTGTGGCAACCATTCAGAACCGTCAGGGTTTTTATGTAAGTTGCATTGAAGAGATAGCCTGGCGCAATGGCTGGATTTCTACTGAACAATTGAATAAATTGGGACGGCAATTAGCAAAAACAGAGTATGGTAAATACTTGCTTGAATTAGCAAAAATAAAATAA